The DNA region aatgagtTTAAACATATGATATAACTTGGTTTTGCACATGTCAATCATGCACCATTGCATATatatatcaataattttttgttttctttcattAAACAATAAACTATATATCAAATCCAGATCTAAAaccccaaaatagaataagtgatcaacaaagtaaaactGAACTGAGCGGAGgaagaattttattgatatttggctcatttgttggtcatgatgagtatattttacagttaagggtttaggatttaggtttcaaggtttgagtttttagtgtatagggtcactatattgcaatgaaatgaatctcgactaggaagtgtctcaccagtgcaatattaaattattgcaacgtaaatttgctcctgcagttataactcaacggttaattcatattttcacagaattaaaatacttttaaattttaagtctgatgtttaaatgtcaatacagtttattaaaatgtcaacacaaatatgtgttcaaattttaatgtgatcgtattgacatttttaagaaaagttagcatttaaacgcactcttgtggctatgtgggttaatgtgattgaaaaaatataatccaaagtaagaggatgtcgaatattcttttgtttatcatttcacaaattttattttgcataatgaaataaatatgaagaaattaaaatgacacgtgcatcgcacgggcgtgatACTAGTTTGTACTAAAGGATAAGtaattactccatatttaaatttaatgttgCCATCTTCTTTTACAAATTGAGGTTGTTAACTGTTAAGCATGAATAGGACaattttaactttagaaattaaATGGTGTGCTGTGTAAAACCACTAACCTGAAGCCCAAGTATAAGAGGAAAGAGGAAATTCAATTGTAAAAGCAAGAGAAAGCCCAACAACAATAGTTTCGGACTCTGCAAGTTTGGATCCACAACATTTCGGTCTTAGTAGTAGtccatttaaaaattttattattaattttattcactaatataataataattattatttttataccaTTTAAAAACTTACTTCGGATAttgcatcaattaattaatgtagttattatattatttaggtttttggATTTAGTTGATTAATATCAAAATTCTAACAACTTCACTTCAAACACAATGTTTaagtactccatatatatatatcagaAATCATCATTATTGGAATATTACATTCAAGGATCATAATTCCCAATTCCTGTTACAATCAAACCGCCCCCCAAAAACACAAATTTGAATTGTATACTTTATTTTTGTAGTTAACGACTTAATGTTACTTAAATTTAaagtaaatgaataaaatatttccGCGGCCGTAATTATTTTCATAAAGTTTTGTACCtagtgttagagcatccacaatagcggcgagcggaccggctaacGGATCTCCGGCGCTTGCCGAAACATTGTTActggcgagcgccatttcggtgaaaaaatcggcgatgcgctcgccggtccgctcgccgccattgcaggttTCGGACCAGCGAGCGATCGACgagcgaatttttttttaaattttcgaaacactatatatacgcgacgggggcgacggagacgaggagtgaggcggaggtcgggtttttttttaaataatgtaattttttaaaattaatgtatttttttaatgtactttttttaaattaatgtatttttttaatgtactttttaaatttaaataatattattgaatttttcgtATCTGTGTCgaaaatttaattccgtattttatgtgattgccaattatttgttttatataattaggtaGGTGGTTAGGCTATTGCTGGACTATTTGCTTgtttgatgatgtgacaggagaaTTTTTAATGTTGATGATGTGACATGAGAAGTTTGGGGCTGGGCTGGACTGGACTGGACTGGAGTgaagccattgtggatgctattAAAGAAATTCAAATTTCGGCCAGTCGATAAACCTCTACATAAATCCATTGCTGAGCCAGAGCTTCTTTAAATTAGAAGAAACTCAACATATCTACCTTGATTTCAAAATCAATGAAGGGGAGGATGTACGAATCTCAACAGCACCATTTGTTGAATTCGCATGACTTCGGTTTGGACCCCAAGTCATGGCTCTCCGGCGACGACCTCAGCCGCACGCTCTCCTctctcgccgccgccgccgccactgcCAATGGAGGCGTCGATCCGGTCCTCTTCAACGACCTCGTGGAGATGGTCCCACTCGTCCAGTCGTTCATTGTAACAAACCACGCTTATTTTCACttcattttccctttttttcgTTGCTGATATTTctaatttgaatttttgcaaCTCTAGGATCAGAAATCGAATTCCACGTTCACGCGGCGGGGTTCTATGATCTACACAAAGACGCCTTCTAGAGAATCCCTCTATAAAAAGGTAAAACTCACTCTCTCTACATTGATTAATTTACAAATTGAATTGCATGTAAAGTGATGCAATTTCATATTTAGTTTGTATTCATCCAGTTTGAACTATGTATGATGTTGTTGGAGATGTTCAATCTAAGTAGTATTGATCTCTTTAAATGAATTTCCAAATACTTCACTAAATACAAGTTTGTTTGACTCGATTAGTGATTACCTAAAATTAGTAGTTTACCTACTTAACTAAGTAGAGTCTGTCATATTTTGTATAAATAAGCAACTTAGAGTACTTATGTGTATGTGAATGTGTTATCTATGCGATTTTAGCAGCTTCGATCCCTTTTAGTGCATCTGCATAGGTGCAGGTAATGTGTTGTAGGAGACTACTTAGGTTTTAGATGCAGTGCTTTTTGTGGCAGAAGAGTTAGTATACTAGTACTTAGTAGTGTAATGACTGATTTATGATAACCTTCATTCATCCAACTATACTTCTTGATGCTAGATGGTTGTGTGTGGGGTGGTGGAGTAGCAATAGGGGTGCTACTCTTTCACTATATTCACACTATGATTTTGCCTAACTAGTAAATCCTTTTGCTGATATTgatatttgatatatgttgcAGACAGTTGGAAGGAGTGCTACTCTTCCAACAAAAAAACACAGGGACCAGGGAGACAGGAATGCAGCCAACAGCCAAGACATAGAAGACTTATCAGTTTGCTCGAGAACATTGCTCTCTgaaaaggagagagaagaaCTGACGGCGTTGAGGGACCAAGTAGAGGAGCTAAAGAAGCAGTTATCAGAAAAGGATGGACTTTTGGAATCAGCAGAACTTGTAAAGAATGAGATAGCTTCGCTTCAGACAAAATATGAGGAACTTAAAAATGAGGCTGCAGAAAAGGAATCACTAATTAATTCCACTCAACTACAGCTTTCAGATGCAGAGGTATGGATATTATAAGTTGAAACTTGAAATGTTATTGTTAACAGATATATTGTGTTCTGGACCTTGCTGAGTTTATTTATTATGCTGGTTTTCCAAAGTATCCTTCAGTACAATATCTAGGATGACCATTCTTCACTCTGTTCTTTTTGGCTTTCGGATATACATCTAATCTTATATCCTGAAACATTGAACCTATTGGATAGCTCTAATAATTTCCAACCATATAAATGGACTTGAAAAGAATGACTAAAATTAGCAGCATATAAAGATGCTCTATCCTTCCCTGTTAGATGgtaaaatcaattttttgatTTCTCACATAATATTCCTTTCTGATCTACATATTATTTCTATCCGCTTTTCACTCTTTGCATGATTGAGCTCTTTGGCTTTCATGATGATAGTAAGCATATTTTCTTACAGGAGTAAGATTGTTGAAAAAAACTAGTTTGACTTGACATCCTCAAATTGTATTTGTGAGCTCCTTCTAGGAAGCTGAATGTGATTGGGGTTAGCATTAACATCATAAAATGATCAATTGTGCTGTACCATGCTCCCAATCCATCTTTGTGACTCCAAACCTTCTGTAGCTATACTAACTaagtttattaatttattttaaatctgGGGGAAATCTTTTTACAGGTTAAGCTTGCTGACAAACAAGCAGCTGTTGAAAATTTACAATGGGAGGTTACGACTTCCAACAAGAAAGTGGAGAGACTCCAGGGAGATCTAGACAAGGTGCAAGGGGAGCTATCATCTTTTATGCTATTTATCGAAGGCTTGACAAGGAATGATTCTTCCATATCTGCTGAAGATTATGATGATGTCCTTTATCCTAATGATCAAAATCATGACATAGTAAGTCAATTACCATTCAGAGGCAGCTATTTCTCCCCCCTCCCCCCTGAGGATTCTGAAGTTAACAAACAACTATGTTGCTCTTTGTATTACGCTTCCCCTCCTCCCCTCATTTCCCCAATTTTGGCTGGTTATGTGGCAAGCGATTGAGTCACATGTCTGTAGTTTATGATGCCCATTTCTGCTGTTAGCTACTGTACTGTCAGATATAAGCATAGGGATTTTTGCCATATCGATACACACTATCTCCTCTAAATTTGCAGGATCATGAAATGGATATGCAGGAACTGGAAGCTGCAAGGGCTGCTTATATCACTGCTGTGGCGGCTACAAAGGAATTGCAAAACGAAGAATCTATTTCTGCTGCCGCAAGAAAAAGGTTTCATCTGCAGTAATTAGTTCTGCAACAATCTTAGCAGCTTCTCTGAGGCATTGTTCTCTGAAACATATGTCTATAGCTTTTGCATGCCATGTTGCATAAAATGGTTGGAAGATCTTGATGTGGTGTGATATCTAAACGAGTGGTGATATTTATTTTGAATGGAGTCCTTCAGGTATTCCAGTAAACTGCGTTTCTGTACGTTGAGAATAGTACTGTAATGGTTTGTTAGTTCTCTCTCAAAATAGCATGCTTATCTAGTTGATGTGTCAGCTAAGAAGGTTGGCTGAAAAATTGAATTCCCAAATATATACTCACCCTTTTTGTGGTTATTGCAGAATTGATCATCTACTTGCAATAATGATTCCACTTTCAAATTAAGTATTTGCAAATAAACACCAATTCTTTACCATTCAAAAAAACTCTTTCCGATGTCtgatattaaaaattacattatggGGCAATAAAGCGCAGGGAAGTAAGCTTAATGCCTCATAAATCAAAATCCACAAACATAACTTAGAATGTAGAGCATCGTCTGTAGGTGTCCCGTTTTTCTTCCTTGGGCCTATGAAGGGGGCTTCCTATCCACTCCATTCCCACCCTGCAACATTCATTTTTTTGTTCAATATAAGAATAATTAATGCAATGCGTACGATGGATGCAAATACTTCAAATGTTATAATTTCATGGCATGCATGTATATGTATTATGACTTATGAGGGTTGTTAGATCAGTTTGGACTCACAGTGGGAAGGCAAAGGAGCTGGAGGTGCTGGTGTCTGATACACTAGAAGAATCACAAGACTCAAAAGAGGACTCCATTTTGCTTGCATTTGGCTGCTCATCAACTTCATTCTTCATCCCTCACAAATATTGATTACTACATATCAGTTTGAGCACTCAATCATGAAATGGAATAACTAATGGATGATGAAAGATCAGACCTTTGCAGTAATGGcggttgaggttgaggttgaggttgatcTCCTATCATTATTTAGAATCTCCCCATCTTCCCCGAAGCAAAACACTATGTAATCTTCCTCGGCAAAGAGTGGCTCAGCCTCTGCTGCCAGCCGCCGGCTGTTATTTGATGATGCCTTGTTTGCTTTCATGGCTGCAGCTTCATCGCTTGTGTTGGTGcccacttcttcttcttctgctgAAGATGAAATCAGTATATATATTACTACTGCTaaatgaattaaaatgaaaaagcaTTATCGATTCATACGTAAAGGTAGGCGGCAAGTATTGAAGCATGATGATACTAAGTCTCGGACTCTACATCGGTCCACCCTCGCCTCTGGCTTCATTCTTTACCACTTCACTGCGGCGGCGCTGGTGGTGTGGAAGTTAAAGGAGTGGAGGTGGAGAATATGAGTGGTGAAGAGAGAgggttattgaaatttttaaatttgaaaaacaaAGAGTTAATATAAATGAGGGGAAGTTATTGCGACCTTCAATTTCATGAGCAGTTATGATTTTCTTGAGCAAGACGTGGAGATTTACAAGGAAAAGACTGTAGTTGTGGCCTCTATTTCTATCAACTTAAGTGCGTCCACAATGGGACGGGACATCcagacggacttcccaaaaacacctcttgccaagtcataaggacctcccactgcactgccacgtcataaggacatcccactgcacaatgacggacatccacaataataaaaattcacatattcaccaaattaaacaatttacggaattaaaatttcggcacgaatacggagaaaatgcaaccactttattttttaaaaaatacataattatttttttaaaaaattacatagttaaaaaaaacaacccCAAGCttcgaatgaaatgaagttcaacgaacagtatatatagagtttttaaaaaaataattacaaatcgGGACGTCTCACCTCCCGCACGtccggcgtgccggacgtctCGCCTCCCGCACGtccggcgtgccggacgtccgcacgggacgtccgccattgctgatgctctataCACTCCAAAGCCTTAATACTCCACAAATACTATATCCAATCATTTAAAATAAAGTACACTACTCTAGTTATGAAAATTATGCACATCGTATCAAAAGGCCgcatataaataaatagttagTAGTATCACGGCCAAAAATAACTATAACTACAAtaaaatgcataattaattttgcgatttcaaaataatactagttgtactccctccgtcccatgctactcgcacttttcattttaggccgtaaatttggaattgatttttttgtgtaattaaaaaagaattttaggtgtaatgagacatcacttaataaaagagctcttaacttaaactaacatattaattaaatgcattaattctaacttaaattataaatagtgtaaggactttgtgacgagccgaaaagcaaacgtgcgagtagcacgggacggagggagtatttcataaTTGTAGCAAATATTTTTCTATAATATCCAGATTTTGGATCCAAAAAATTCACGCATCATGTCGGTATGACGTGGCATCATTACTACGAATATTTCCACGTCAACTCTGATATGcccaataagagcatccacaatagcgcctagcgcaccgcctagccgagcgccggcgctaggcggtgcgctaggcgaactattgcagccgcctagccgatttcgcggaaaaaaaccgcctagcgctcggcagttccgcggcgctaggcggtgcgctaggcggtgcgctaggcgatccgctaggcgctattgcagcgtccggatcgcctagcgcaccgcctagcgtgaatttttaattttttttatttccgaaacactatatatacgcgacttgcccgtcattttcattcgcaccacttgtattaacgagtactctctctatcttaatttctgtacaagatcaacacctagaaatgagtaacgccggtggtagtggtgggagtggtgtggatgctgaggagtacgagcgtataatgaacgaagcgctagaggcctatacgaaccgtgagattgatcaatggatgcagagggccttgcagccggcggtacctcgacctcgaccagtggtacaccgccgagcggtgattgatcgtgatcacgtagctacacatcagcgcctatacgaagactacttcgcacatgAGCCGCGGTTCAATGCCAACCTTTTCAGacgccgttttaggatgcgcaggtccctgtttatgcgtattgttaacggattggagcaacgatatctgtatttccgctttaggcacgatgcggctggcagacccggccacactcctattcaaaagtgcactgcggcaatccggcagttggcctacggaggcgctgcagacatgtaggacgagtacctccacatcggtgagacgactgccctggagtgtatgaagtatttctgtcagggcgtgattgaaatattcggtgatcagtaccttcgaagccctacccccgatgaCTGTcgggatctgctgcggatgcacggggaacagcatgggttcccagggatgttaggcaggagtcggcgcgcaaggacgtggaacgcgcatttggtgtgctccaggcttgatgggctgcagttaaggggccaacgcgtttgtggcacgtcgactgcattgctgatataatgtacgcctgtataatcatgcacaacatgattgtcgaagatgaaggtggacaactgactgattgggccaacgacgataatgaagctggtccaagccacggcgtagCCGCCCCTAACGTACGGAGTGAGGTACCCCACGATGAAGACgaccgcctccaagcacatgccgacatgcgccaaatggaagctcatattcgactccaaaaggatttaattgaagagttatgggcgcggaggactgcacgacgttagtttttttttaattatgtaattttttttaattaatgtactttttaaattttattaatattagtgaattttctcgtttttgtggcgtaaatttaattctgtatattgtgtgattgttaattatttcattttgtatatatttgttaatagtgatttggatagtattattaatgtttcccgtatatgtctcgtaaattaaattccgtatattgtgtgattgttaattatgtcattttatataattgttattagtgatgtggctattgatgtgactgggctatttatgatgtggctaggctatggctgagctatttatgatgtggcaggaggatttttagtgctgatgatgtggcagtggctaggctatggctaagCTATTGGTGGGTTATTCCTATTGGGATGGCCTGAAAGAAAGCGAAAGAGATGATGTCGCAATCATCGAGATGTCCgtccaataaaaacaaaaagaaactaACAGCTCCCACTGATCACGGATACTAGTAGATGGGTTGGGCTATAGCACTGCACGGCGGCGCCGGTGATATCCCTCGCTCGCTGCCACCGGAGCGCCGTCAGCCCCGAGAAGCAGCCCTCCGCCACTCTCTGCAAGTCGGCGTCGCCGCTATCAAAGCTGGTCGATCACCACTCGATGTCGTCGAACTCGTCGTGCGTATTTAAATTCATCTCTTTTTACTATTCTTCCCGATCTCGCTTGCCTAGATTCACTTGCTTTCTTATGCTAATCTGTGATTAGAAATATGTTTATTGAGAATGTGAGACTATTCGTAGCTGGATCCAAGTATGCAGTTTTCACTTACAAATGTGTTGCGCATAATTTTGTTTACTATTCATAAATCCATCTGATTAGGAGTCCAATTTGTAGCACTAGTGTATTGAGCTTCAATCTAGCACCGTGAAAATAAGGGGAATTTGAATGTTGTTTGATCCATGGCTGGCTGCAGCGCTGTGATTCTTTTCACCTCTTTTATTTCTAATTGTGTAGAAAAGTTGGAAAAATTGTCctgtaatttaaaatactagtaacACTGAAAAGTTAGAAAAAATTATTCATGTTACTTTATTTCAAGTAATAATGCAGCAGGGGTGGATTGTGCAGGTCCGCGAATTGGAAGACCATCCGCACTTTAATGCTGGGAGAGGGTCTGTCTTGACAAGCGGTGGAACAGTGGAAATGGAGGCTTGTATCATGGATGGGAATACGAAGCGTTGTGGAGCTGTTTCTGGGCTTACCACGGTCAAAAATGCAATCTCACTAGCAAGACTAGTTATGGAGAAAACTCCTCATATATATCTTGGATTTGATGGGGCCGAGGCTTTTGCAAGGGATCAAGTATGATATACGCTGCTGTTGCTACATTGTTTTTCTGAgggattctttttttttttctgatatgAAACTTCTGTGACACTTCATGCTAGTTTCTGTTATGATTTTGTTGAGGTATGCAtatttactttttaattttgaaccTACACTAGGCTTGTCAGTCCAATTGTCAATATTCTCTGGTCTATTCCGTGATTGATCCATGTTTCATGTTCCGTCAATTCACTATGAAATTCTTGCTTTACCACCGAGTCTACGATCTGTTATGTCTTGTGCTTTTTCTCAAGTGGTTACTTTCAACACTCTCTGCTCTGTGTATGAGTTTTACTAGCAAATAAGCCTGAAAGTAAACCAGTTGACTAGGTATTTTGAATAATGTCATCTACCTAAGTAGTTTATAATTGGAAACTTATGATTTGCCTGCTAACTTCAATCATACATGtctgattttttttgtgtgtgtgtgtctgtaTGTGTGTGCAGGGCGTGGAAACTATAGAGTCTAGCCATTTTATAACTCCAGAAAACATTGAAAGACTGAAACAAGCAAAAGAAGCTAATCGAGTTCAGGTATGCTTCTTTCTTGATTTCTCTCATTTTGACTTCTTCACCATCATTCCCTCCCCGTCTGCATCATCCTATAAAGTTGAGCACAAGCATATGATTGCGTTTGAACTGTATTAGCTTTTGACAGTCTATCTTCTCTCCTTGGATGGTCGCCTCTGATTCGTTTTAGATCCAACTTTCTTAATATTGTAGATATGCCCAACTCACATGGTACTATGTTTTTATTGTAAGATTGGCCAAATTTTAGAACATTCAACCGAGAAGGTAAGAACTAGCTGCTATGATATGGAAAATGTCTAAGCCTCAATCTACTTTTACGTATAGATTATTACATTCTTTAGATACATTGCATTCGAAAATGTTTCAGACTAGCTAGTAACTACAATGGATGCCACAGTGATTTGTGTCATGACTTTTGCTTGTCATTTTTATTCCAAGTTGAATGGCACAAATTTGAAATCTCTACATGATTTGGTCATTCAACACTTAGGTTCAAAATGGGTGGCTATTGTTGAATCAACTCCGTCGTTACTTGCTcgattatgatgtataattatAATCAAATATTGCAGTTTTATTCAATGCTACTGCATTATATGAAACAATCACTGTTACTGAACTGGATGATATGCTTCTAAAACGCTCCCTTTTTCCAGATCGATTATACAGAACCGCTAACCAAAGTTGAAGAAGCACCGCCTTCTAACGGAGACAGTCAGCTTGGGACAGTTGGGTGCGTGGCTGTGGACGGGAAGGGCAACCTAGCTACTGCTACATCAACTGGAGGACTAGTGAACAAGATGGTGGGGAGGATTGGCGACACGCCAATCATTGGTGCAGGAACTTACGCCAACAAGCTGTGCGCTGTCTCTGCTACTGGCAAGGGTGAGGCCATCATCCAAGCCACAGTTGGCAGGGACGTCGCTGCTCTTATGGAGTACAAGGGGCTGTCTCTCAAAGAGGCAGCGAAATATGTGATTGAAGAGTGTGCACCCAGCCGTACAGCAGGTCTGGTCGCGGTGTCTGCAACAGGAGATGTCGCGATGCCGTTCAATACGGTAGGCATGTTCAGAGCCTGCGCTACTGAAGATGGTTATACTGAGGTGGCAATATGGGATGATGAGACATGCGGTTGAGGTTCTGATCTCGAATGTTATTGTTTGTGTTGTTATTACCTTGTTGCTTAGTGTATTCAACTTGCCCTGCGAATTGTAATCCCTATTTCTGCTCTgcccaaaaaaaatgaaatttggtCATCGAGAATATGCTGTTGTTTGATCTATATGTCCAAATATATGCACTTTTGGTATATGGTGTGTATAAAATTTTGAGCgttgtttgaattttaaaaatatgcttTCATTTTCATCCAGCAGTTTTCTGATGGAATAGGAGACTACTGAGAAATGAAATAAGTTGTCATTCTGTTTTATACAACTGATTGTATTTGAAATTTAAAGCTCTTTGCTTCTCTGCAGTACTCTTGTATTTTGTGGAAGCTCCAAATATGAATGTAGTGATATCCTAGGCCAGAAGCCaaaagttcttgtggcgtttgGTAGTGATCAAATATCCTCCATATTTCCTATGTTTCCTTCTAACTGCGATCGTCATACAATTGGCATTCTGGATGCAGTAGTCCACGAACCTGTTCCCGTTTCTCTTGTTTGCCCAAATCATCTGTAGTCGCCTTAGAAATGACTGCTTTCGTTGTCCAAGAACTAGTAACGAGACCCTTGCTCGTTTTGCCTCTTCAACAATGGTTGCACCCTTGTCCTTCCCTTCTCGGACTGCCATCTCCACATGCACCTGTTTCCTCGTAAAACGAAAGAAGCTTATGGTGATTGGTAAATGCCTCAGAATCTGAGATATTTTTGGTTCAACTTTCTGCTCACCTCTGGTCTTTTCTGTTGACACATATTTTTGCTGGTGTTCATAAGATCATATGCCGTTTGATCAATCTCCCAGTTCGTATTCCCATCTGAAAACACGGGAACATCCATTGCTCGGTTAAAAACTGTTTTAAGGTGCATATACGATAACATCGGTTCAGTTTGAGGAAAAGTTACCCTTTCTGGCGACATGCAACAGAACAATGGTGTCGTGGCTCTGCACCGTGTGGGACAGTGCCCACTCGAGCGCCACTCTAGTTTCGGGGCTGGAATCGACCACAATCATCACTCTGTTCCCGGATTCAGATTCAGGCACGCAGCTCTCGATGCTGAACTCACGGACCCCATCTGACTTATCTTGTGGTTCGATGAAACTTGCAGTTTTCTTGTAGTGCTGGGAGGGTGAGCGGACCCGAACACGGGCACGGATGCGTGTCGCAGCACGACTCATGCAGAAGCCAGGCATCTCTTAACTCAACTGTTCTGTTCTGCTCAAACTTGTGTGTGGGGAACTGTGGGCATTAGTCTTATATACACACACATTgttgacttaattaattaatagtaatgtGGTGCGATCTGAAACATCATGGTGAACATATTCTTGAACCAGCTGTGTGGTGTGTTCATTTTTTCCACGGTGGGGCTATGCTTATGCAACGTGCCTACCTTGAAGCAGAACGACCCATTTTAGACTGGTTGTTGGAATTTAAGTTTATTACAGAAAAAAGACATAAAAACCACCACCAAATTGATGTTACGTTTCTTATCTTTGTTGAAAATAGTAGTATGTGATTGGTGACTCTGTTTTACAAATATGGTTGACGTTAAACTTCTCAAATGTGTACTACTCGTATTTATTTCAACTTCACCTTGTTTAGCATTAATAGGGGCTCTATTATATTCTGTTTTTGTGCCTTTAGGAAACTGCAAATTAATCATTTGTTTTTTCAAGTAATCGATGAGCTTAGTCTTAATTTTAAGTATAAGACAAAAAATGaagggaataaaataataacaccGCCAACAACCGAAAGATCCTCAGACTAGATTTAGATTACAAACGTGACTACAACTCTCAATTTTCTGA from Salvia splendens isolate huo1 chromosome 9, SspV2, whole genome shotgun sequence includes:
- the LOC121746669 gene encoding protein MICROTUBULE BINDING PROTEIN 2C-like isoform X2, which gives rise to MKGRMYESQQHHLLNSHDFGLDPKSWLSGDDLSRTLSSLAAAAATANGGVDPVLFNDLVEMVPLVQSFIDQKSNSTFTRRGSMIYTKTPSRESLYKKTVGRSATLPTKKHRDQGDRNAANSQDIEDLSVCSRTLLSEKEREELTALRDQVEELKKQLSEKDGLLESAELVKNEIASLQTKYEELKNEAAEKESLINSTQLQLSDAEVKLADKQAAVENLQWEVTTSNKKVERLQGDLDKVQGELSSFMLFIEGLTRNDSSISAEDYDDVLYPNDQNHDIELEAARAAYITAVAATKELQNEESISAAARKRFHLQ
- the LOC121746669 gene encoding protein MICROTUBULE BINDING PROTEIN 2C-like isoform X1; amino-acid sequence: MKGRMYESQQHHLLNSHDFGLDPKSWLSGDDLSRTLSSLAAAAATANGGVDPVLFNDLVEMVPLVQSFIDQKSNSTFTRRGSMIYTKTPSRESLYKKTVGRSATLPTKKHRDQGDRNAANSQDIEDLSVCSRTLLSEKEREELTALRDQVEELKKQLSEKDGLLESAELVKNEIASLQTKYEELKNEAAEKESLINSTQLQLSDAEVKLADKQAAVENLQWEVTTSNKKVERLQGDLDKVQGELSSFMLFIEGLTRNDSSISAEDYDDVLYPNDQNHDIDHEMDMQELEAARAAYITAVAATKELQNEESISAAARKRFHLQ
- the LOC121747881 gene encoding uncharacterized protein LOC121747881 is translated as MKPEARVDRCRVRDLVSSCFNTCRLPLPEEEEVGTNTSDEAAAMKANKASSNNSRRLAAEAEPLFAEEDYIVFCFGEDGEILNNDRRSTSTSTSTAITAKNEVDEQPNASKMESSFESCDSSSVSDTSTSSSFAFPLVGMEWIGSPLHRPKEEKRDTYRRCSTF
- the LOC121748240 gene encoding isoaspartyl peptidase/L-asparaginase 1 yields the protein MGWAIALHGGAGDIPRSLPPERRQPREAALRHSLQVGVAAIKAGRSPLDVVELVVRELEDHPHFNAGRGSVLTSGGTVEMEACIMDGNTKRCGAVSGLTTVKNAISLARLVMEKTPHIYLGFDGAEAFARDQGVETIESSHFITPENIERLKQAKEANRVQIDYTEPLTKVEEAPPSNGDSQLGTVGCVAVDGKGNLATATSTGGLVNKMVGRIGDTPIIGAGTYANKLCAVSATGKGEAIIQATVGRDVAALMEYKGLSLKEAAKYVIEECAPSRTAGLVAVSATGDVAMPFNTVGMFRACATEDGYTEVAIWDDETCG
- the LOC121748242 gene encoding uncharacterized protein LOC121748242 — encoded protein: MPGFCMSRAATRIRARVRVRSPSQHYKKTASFIEPQDKSDGVREFSIESCVPESESGNRVMIVVDSSPETRVALEWALSHTVQSHDTIVLLHVARKDGNTNWEIDQTAYDLMNTSKNMCQQKRPEVHVEMAVREGKDKGATIVEEAKRARVSLLVLGQRKQSFLRRLQMIWANKRNGNRFVDYCIQNANCMTIAVRRKHRKYGGYLITTKRHKNFWLLA